Within the Pseudomonadota bacterium genome, the region CCGTGTGGCGCCAGCGCCTACTTGGTACGTGGCGCCTGAGTTTAGGGGAGGCTAGCCTCGTGACTTCCGGTAGCCAACTGTTGCTGAGCGCCATCTCAGACTACCGGCACGTGGTCATCGCCATCGGTGCTGACGGCTCGCTGCGGTGGCGTACCACGTGTCCGGGTAGCCGTGCACAAACAGAATCATCCCTCTGGACGGATCACCGGCCGTGACGAAATGCCACACCGGGCCATCGGCATCGACAACCAATGTGTGGCGAAGACGCCTTCGCCGATGTGCTCGATTTCGCCATGGCGATTTACCGTGCCGGCAGGTGGGGTCGCTGCCGGGTAGCGATCTAGGTCATCGGTGTAGATCGGGAAGGGATAGGGCTTGTAGGAAAACAAGGATAGGAAGGATAAACGCCCTCCTCAAAGTAACCCACGCCCCCTTAGGCCCGCCGACACCCCTTCCGCGGAGCCGGTAGCGCCGCCGCCTACGCCGACGGCCCACACGCCTAAACTGCATGTCCAGCACGCTGACCCTGCCCTGCCCTGCCACCGCCACGCCCGCGACCCGAGGGCGTCACCGCACCACGCCACTTCGCATTTGGCGCCAACACTCCATGGAACCGCGTGAGGTTCACCCGCGGGCGCGGCACCAGCGACGCCAGGCGCGCCAAAAAGTCCAGCGGATCAAACACCACGTGCGTCGTGCCATCGCGGTAGGGCGTTCTCAGCGTGTACCGAACCTCTCGCCGCTCGGTCAGCGACAGCCTCGGCTCCGCTAACGACGGCCGCGCGATGTACCGGCGCCCAACGCTGATCCGCCCGCGCCGCCACCCCTGCGTGCAGCGAGAATCCGCTCACCCGAGCAACTCGATCGCTCGCCGCCCACTCCTCGTCCGCCGCGGGCAGCGTGCGCAACATGAACGCCTTCTCACCACGCTGCGGCCCCACCGCTATGCGGTACGTGATCGATGCGCCCAGCAGCCCATCCAGCGGACTCCCCTCGCCGTTTGCGCTCAGCCATGCCTGGTCCTACTCTCGCTCCAGCAGTCCGCGACGCTCCAGGTGCCGTCCAACGCGCTCGACGATGCGTTCCAGCAGCTGCTGCAACTCCGCCGAAGTCGGCGCCGACACCGACACGAAGCGCGGACCACCCTGGCGGTCCGCGACGTAGACGCCATCCAGCTATGCACGAGATAGAGGAGCGTGCCGTCCGCGCTGATGTCCATGTCGGCCACGCCGTAGCCGAGGGCGACCGTCTCGACGACCGTGCGCGTGGCAGTGTCGATGATGGTGGAAGACTCGGGGAGGCGCGTTGGGCTACGTAGGCGAGCGCGCCATCCGGCGAGAAGCGAATCGTCAGTGGTGCCTGGGCAACCGGGATCGTCGCCACGACTCGGCGCACCGTCGTGTCGACGACGACCACCTCGGCCGCTTGCGTGAGACTTACCCACAGCAGGTCGGTCGATGGCTCGAAGGCCATCCGCGCGGGCGCGACGCCCAGCCTCAGGCGCCACTTGCGGTTTGTGGTCGCGTCGTACTTGCACACCTCCTCGTCGTCGACGCTGGCCACCTACACGTGTTGTCCGTGCTCCGCGACCTGAACGGCGATGACCGATGCAATAGCCGGTATCATGAGGCTTTACTGACGTTCGCCTTAGTAAGCCGATGATGGGATCGTGTGGAACCAACACGACAGCCGCAGCAGCTCGGAAATCCGGACCTCGGAAGAGCGGGCGATCGGTAGAGTCCTGGAATTGCCGGCTATAGACGATTCGACCCTAACGAATCGACCGCCATCCCTGTCTCGGTGCAGTTCCCACTGCTCGCGAGGCGGAGGGTTACTTCAACTAACTCACTCTGCGGTGCTGTCAGTGCGGCTAGTCACCCTGAAAGCCCATCCGGAAAGAACTGCACCCCCTCGCCTCCGTCGACTTCCGCGCAAGGGATGAACCTCTCCAGAGCGCTTTCCTCTTCGTTGGACAAGACTGTCGTGGGGAACCAGCCTTCCAATTCGCCGTCTCGAAATAGCTCATCGACGGTCTCTGGCAGACCATACACCCGAACCTTGTCCACAATTGATCGACTGCCAACGAAAAGCTTGGCGTTCGGCCTGCCGAACGAACGCACAACCAACGAGTCCAGGATCGGCGTACCATTGAATTTCTTTCGGCTAATCGTCCTCAACAAGTCCAACGATGTCGCCATGTTCTGGGCAAACTGCAGCATCCTTTTTCCGATGCTAGCAGCCCTGTCGTAGGCCCAGGGCAAGGGAAGGTACCGCTGACGTCGCTTCAGTACTTCAGCCAGCATGCGCTCAGGGCACTCACTGGTCCCGCTCGCTAGAACGTCCCGGACCGCTTTGACTAGCGCGGTAATCACTGCAGCGTCAGCGTACCATTCGCGGGCCAAAGTTGCTCCATCCCTATCGAGCATCGGCGAGAGGACTTCCTTGCCGTATCCCCACACGGCCATAGTGTGTTCGGAGAATACCTCGTTGAAACCCTCCACTTCTGGATACGCTCTAGGAAAGAGAATCCGGTCGGCGCAGGAAAGAAAGCTTGCCTCTGGTGAGTCGGACCCGGGTACCAACCTCGAGTCGCGATACTCCAAGAATATCCCTGACTGCTGGTACAGACGGTGACAGAAGCTAGGCGGCAACAATTCGCAGCGAAGCGATAATCCAACGTCAGGGTCCTGACTCGCTCGGAACAAGTCTCGGAACGTCGGCACGAAAACGACTCCGTGATCGAGATATTCGGGCTGACGGAGCTCCTCCGGTTTTGCGCTACTGGACCGTCGGCCAGCGAAATAGAGGGCGACAACTGGGTCGAACGTGATGTCAAGAAGCGTTGTGGGCAGTCCGTAGTGTTGAGCTAGGCCAGCGCAGTGCGTCGTTATGGCCCATTGGCTGTAGAGAAATACGTTAGGGTCGTGCCAGTCGTGAATGAGCGAGCGCAGGGCGCGACTCAGCATGGTTACGCCACTGCGCTCGGGGTCCACCACGGGCTCCCGCAGCGCCGTTGGAACGGGGTCCCAACAGCTGGTTTGTCCCCGGAATAGGAGAATTTGCGAGTCCTCGCCGGATGCTGTCTTCAGGTGTACCCAAATGACGAGCACGAAGCAGCATGCATGCCAAAAGCTTGGGGAGTACCAGTCGCCTGCGCGAGACTCCCCATCGTCCGACTCGCGGACCAGCGTTGTGCGCGAGGCCAGTCGCTCAACGAGTTCGAATCCTAACTTCCAGTCGTCGCTCTGCCGGAATACTCCCCCGTCTTCGAACGTCCTGAGGAGAAAATTCGAGACGGCTGCTCGTGCGGCAGCTTCTTCGTCAAACTCTTCGGACATCACTCCCCCAATGGTGAATGCTCGTCGCGGCTATCCTTAGTATCGGCGCTCCCCGGGAGCATGCTGAGTTGCGCATCGCTTTTCTGTTGACCTCGATTCCACGGCAGGATTCGCATCGCCGTTGTCCCCCGATTCCGTTCGCCACTCCACTGCTCAGGATTGGACGGATCGGCTGGCACCACTCTCCCCTCGGATCGGTATCGGTTACGCCAAGCATAAAGGGTTGCCTCGGAAATGCCTGTTTCTCGATGGATCTCGGCCACGGACTTCGCATTCGGTGGCATCATC harbors:
- a CDS encoding FRG domain-containing protein; the protein is MSEEFDEEAAARAAVSNFLLRTFEDGGVFRQSDDWKLGFELVERLASRTTLVRESDDGESRAGDWYSPSFWHACCFVLVIWVHLKTASGEDSQILLFRGQTSCWDPVPTALREPVVDPERSGVTMLSRALRSLIHDWHDPNVFLYSQWAITTHCAGLAQHYGLPTTLLDITFDPVVALYFAGRRSSSAKPEELRQPEYLDHGVVFVPTFRDLFRASQDPDVGLSLRCELLPPSFCHRLYQQSGIFLEYRDSRLVPGSDSPEASFLSCADRILFPRAYPEVEGFNEVFSEHTMAVWGYGKEVLSPMLDRDGATLAREWYADAAVITALVKAVRDVLASGTSECPERMLAEVLKRRQRYLPLPWAYDRAASIGKRMLQFAQNMATSLDLLRTISRKKFNGTPILDSLVVRSFGRPNAKLFVGSRSIVDKVRVYGLPETVDELFRDGELEGWFPTTVLSNEEESALERFIPCAEVDGGEGVQFFPDGLSG